From the genome of Vicia villosa cultivar HV-30 ecotype Madison, WI linkage group LG2, Vvil1.0, whole genome shotgun sequence, one region includes:
- the LOC131649262 gene encoding uncharacterized protein LOC131649262: protein MCGSSCLNKRKQLSFLIKREGYDLCLLQEVKVDSITDSLVFKLWGGTNMEWSFRLSCGISEVGINGMWRGLNVYVINVYSSCLITKKRLMWKELVDRKSRRLKERKGRSLTLLGQETEEFNDFIENLEVVDARAVGKKFTWFSRDRGAMSRLDRFLVSNCLMEVWKIDGQVIGCVKDWDPKPFKFFNDWTKHEDFILFVENAWKSLNGRGRVTYVLKEKLRGMRGKLRLWNMEIYGYLNLEDGEAVKDLNVLDYTKVSNDTMDVDSLVSRRTLASSRVWNVVKAKEGFLPQKERSTWFAEGDSHPRFFHKAMKIRIARNSIVGLNSARG from the exons atgTGTGGGAGTAGTTGTCTAAATAAGAGAAAACAATTGAGTTTTCTTATTAAAAGGGAAGGCTATGACTTGTGTTTACTTCAAGAAGTTAAAGTTGATAGTATTACTGATAGTCTGGTCTTTAAATTATGGGGAGGTACTAATATGGAGTGGTCTTTTAGATTGTCTTGTGGCATATCCGAAG TGGGGATTAATGGGATGTGGAGAGGTTTGAATGTCTATGTTATCAATGTTTATTCTTCGTGTTTGATTACCAAGAAGAGGTTGATGTGGAAGGAGTTAGTGGATAGGAAATCTAG ACGTTTGAAGGAGAGAAAAGGGAGATCATTGACTCTCTTGGGGCAGGAGACGGAGGAGTTTAATGATTTTATCGAGAACCTTGAAGTTGTGGATGCGAGAGCGGTTGGTAAAAAGTTCACTTGGTTTAGTCGAGATAGGGGTGCTATGAGTCGGTTGGATAGATTCTTAGTCTCTAATTGTTTGATGGAGGTTTGGAAGATTGATGGTCAGGTCATAG GGTGTGTGAAAGATTGGGATCCAAAACCATTTAAATTCTTCAATGATTGGACGAAACATGAGGATTTTATTCTTTTTGTTGAGAACGCGTGGAAGTCGCTAAACGGGAGAGGTAGGGTGACTTATGTTTTGAAGGAAAAGTTAAGGGGTATGCGTGGAAAGTTGAGATTGTGGAATATGGAGATTTATGGTTATCTTAATCTTGAGGACGGTGAGGCAGTTAAAGATTTAAATGTTTTGGACTATACGAAGGTTAGTAATGATAcgatggatgttgattctttggtTTCTAGAAGAACTCTTGCTTCTTCTAGAGTTTGGAATGTAGTTAAGGCTAAGGAGGGTTTTCTTCCTCAAAAAGAAAGAAGTACTTGGTTTGCGGAAGGAGATTCCCACCCTAGGTTTTTTCACAAGGCTATGAAAATTAGGATTGCGAGAAATTCAATAGTGGGTCTTAATTCGGCTAGAGGTTAG